From the genome of Geothrix sp. 21YS21S-4, one region includes:
- the nuoL gene encoding NADH-quinone oxidoreductase subunit L, with protein MNKYYWLIPILPLLGSAFNGLLGKRAGKGAVTAVGLGVVFASLLLAVSAFLAMKGTPDHRLALHYGEWMATGSLSVPFGLVIDPLSGTMMLVITGIGLLIHLYSVGYMHGEEGFARFFSYLNLFVFFMLTLVLGSSLVLMFVGWEGVGLCSYLLIGFYFETDFAPQAGLKAFLTNRVGDLGVAIGMMVLFAAFGTLTVSEILTQAGHVAPEVGFGVLTFATLMLFVGATGKSAQLPLYLWLPDAMAGPTPVSALIHAATMVTSGIYMICRLAPVFTLAPITMDVVAWVGAATALFAATIGLFQRDIKKVLAYSTVSQLGYMFLGLGAAGFAAGFFHVFTHAWFKALLFLGAGSVIHAMHHEQDLFKMGGLRNKTRITFLTMVAGTVAIMGFPGTSGFFSKDEILYLAFLKSPALWVIGVIGACCTSFYMWRLMALTFWGEPRDHHAYDHAHESPLTMTLPLMVLAAGSLLWGFWGVPEAFGGHFRIGEWLSPALTYGQTHAPHGHHEGPAVLLAVISTGLGLFFGFLGWSKYKNGPAWELAFAAKFPVLHRVLLNKYYVDEGVELYLLRPVRWLGNLLWKLFDVILIDGVGVNLPGALARVFGDFTALFQTGRVRNYALSMALGAAVLLYVFLK; from the coding sequence CCTTCAACGGCCTGCTGGGCAAGCGCGCCGGCAAGGGCGCCGTCACCGCCGTGGGCCTGGGCGTCGTGTTCGCGTCGCTGCTCCTGGCCGTGTCCGCCTTCCTGGCGATGAAGGGGACGCCGGACCACCGGCTGGCCCTGCACTACGGCGAGTGGATGGCCACCGGGTCCCTCAGCGTCCCCTTCGGGCTGGTGATCGATCCCCTCAGCGGCACGATGATGCTGGTCATCACCGGCATCGGGCTGCTCATCCACCTCTATTCGGTGGGCTACATGCACGGGGAGGAGGGCTTCGCGCGGTTCTTCAGCTACCTGAACCTGTTCGTCTTCTTCATGCTCACGCTGGTGCTGGGATCCAGCCTCGTCCTGATGTTCGTGGGCTGGGAGGGCGTGGGCCTCTGCTCCTACCTGCTCATCGGCTTCTATTTCGAGACGGACTTCGCGCCCCAGGCGGGCCTCAAGGCCTTCCTCACCAACCGCGTGGGCGACCTGGGCGTGGCCATCGGGATGATGGTGCTCTTCGCCGCCTTCGGCACCCTGACGGTCTCCGAGATCCTCACCCAGGCGGGCCACGTGGCTCCCGAAGTGGGCTTCGGCGTCCTCACCTTCGCGACGCTGATGCTGTTCGTGGGCGCTACGGGCAAGAGCGCCCAGCTGCCCCTCTACCTGTGGCTGCCGGACGCCATGGCGGGCCCGACGCCGGTCAGCGCCCTCATCCACGCGGCGACCATGGTGACCAGCGGCATCTACATGATCTGCCGCCTGGCGCCGGTCTTCACCCTCGCGCCCATCACCATGGACGTGGTGGCGTGGGTGGGCGCGGCCACGGCGCTGTTCGCGGCCACCATCGGCCTGTTCCAGCGCGACATCAAGAAGGTCCTCGCATACTCCACGGTCTCCCAGCTGGGCTACATGTTCCTGGGCCTCGGCGCGGCGGGCTTTGCCGCGGGCTTCTTCCACGTGTTCACCCACGCCTGGTTCAAGGCCCTGCTCTTCCTCGGCGCGGGCAGCGTGATCCACGCCATGCACCACGAGCAGGACCTGTTCAAGATGGGCGGGCTGCGGAACAAGACCCGGATCACCTTCCTCACCATGGTGGCGGGCACGGTCGCCATCATGGGCTTCCCGGGGACGTCGGGCTTCTTCAGCAAGGACGAGATCCTCTACCTGGCCTTCCTGAAATCGCCGGCCCTGTGGGTGATCGGCGTGATCGGCGCCTGCTGCACCAGCTTCTACATGTGGCGCCTGATGGCCCTCACGTTCTGGGGCGAGCCGCGGGACCACCACGCCTACGACCACGCGCACGAGAGCCCCCTGACCATGACGCTGCCCCTGATGGTGCTGGCGGCGGGATCGCTGCTGTGGGGCTTCTGGGGCGTGCCCGAGGCCTTCGGCGGCCACTTCCGGATCGGCGAGTGGCTGAGCCCGGCCCTCACCTACGGCCAGACCCACGCGCCCCACGGTCACCACGAGGGACCGGCGGTCCTGCTCGCGGTCATCTCCACGGGCCTGGGCCTGTTCTTCGGCTTCCTCGGATGGTCGAAGTACAAGAACGGCCCGGCCTGGGAGCTGGCCTTCGCGGCGAAATTCCCCGTTCTCCACCGCGTGCTGCTGAATAAGTACTACGTGGACGAGGGCGTGGAGCTCTACCTGCTGCGGCCCGTCCGCTGGCTGGGCAACCTGCTGTGGAAGCTGTTCGACGTGATCCTCATCGACGGCGTGGGCGTGAACCTGCCGGGCGCGCTGGCCCGGGTGTTCGGGGACTTCACCGCCCTCTTCCAGACCGGCCGGGTGCGCAACTACGCGCTCAGCATGGCGCTGGGGGCCGCGGTCCTCCTCTATGTCTTCCTGAAGTAG